The Desulfurococcus sp. genome has a segment encoding these proteins:
- a CDS encoding radical SAM protein: MKYFIHAVKFTSVSITGSACWLNCRFCRGRYLRHMTPLPRERVLEVLGELYEQGVRGVLVSGGFTRSGVLPVEEFIESLREAKRRYGFVFNIHPGLQRSREVLGRLREVVDVVDYEFTLSDYIAKYIRGLPFNTSVYSEVLELMVEEGLHVVPHLYLWHPGFTIEVFKKELKTVEDYGLEEATLLVYIPESKLVGEPPASILVENLREARRVFNGRLYLGCMRPHGVKRELDTVAVREGLVERVANPHPSLLNEDSELYDACCSIPGHLLENFRVKAARSHGNHSLKAESMGG; this comes from the coding sequence TTGAAGTACTTTATCCATGCTGTAAAGTTCACCTCAGTATCTATAACAGGCTCAGCTTGCTGGCTTAACTGCAGGTTCTGCAGGGGCAGGTATCTCAGGCACATGACTCCCCTGCCAAGGGAGAGAGTTCTTGAAGTACTAGGAGAACTCTACGAGCAGGGGGTTAGAGGAGTACTAGTGAGTGGTGGTTTCACTAGGAGCGGAGTGCTACCTGTAGAAGAATTTATTGAGTCTTTAAGAGAAGCTAAGAGGAGGTATGGCTTCGTCTTCAACATTCACCCCGGGCTCCAGAGGAGTAGAGAGGTACTAGGGAGGCTTAGAGAAGTAGTCGATGTTGTAGACTACGAGTTCACGCTAAGCGATTACATCGCAAAGTACATTAGAGGGCTACCCTTCAATACCTCAGTGTACAGTGAGGTATTAGAGCTAATGGTTGAAGAAGGATTACACGTAGTCCCCCACCTCTACCTGTGGCATCCAGGCTTCACGATAGAGGTCTTCAAGAAGGAGTTGAAGACTGTGGAAGACTACGGGCTGGAGGAAGCTACACTCCTAGTATACATACCTGAATCAAAGCTAGTAGGAGAGCCGCCGGCATCTATTCTAGTAGAGAACTTGAGGGAGGCTAGAAGAGTGTTTAATGGAAGATTATATCTTGGATGCATGAGGCCTCATGGAGTTAAAAGAGAGCTGGATACAGTGGCTGTTAGAGAAGGATTAGTTGAGAGAGTAGCTAACCCACACCCCAGCCTACTCAACGAGGACTCCGAGCTCTACGATGCATGCTGCTCTATACCAGGCCACCTCCTCGAGAACTTTAGAGTTAAAGCAGCTCGAAGCCACGGCAACCACAGCTTAAAAGCTGAGAGCATGGGAGGCTAG
- a CDS encoding glycosyltransferase family 2 protein produces MDCGRLFEEATIVLPTLNEAEAIGLVIDELLNAGVPVERILVVDGYSSDGTVEIARGRGVRVVFQEGVGKAAAVKTALRYVDTPFVVFMDGDYTYPGSRVCDLLVWLKEGYDHVVGARVWDKRSQSLVYRIGNRALTLLFNALFGVKLTDVLSGMYASRTRVLREVDFEMHGFSVESEIAAHMAATGRRIKETPVEYRRRLGEKKLGVKHGFKIALDMVRLTWRYNPAFLIFALGSLLLLPGLLLGAHVGYHYFFTGVKYHVKGLVAIALALTGFISSLLAVLALYVKRMEIRLLRKIEELRGREA; encoded by the coding sequence TTGGATTGCGGGAGGCTTTTTGAGGAGGCTACTATTGTCCTCCCTACTCTGAATGAAGCTGAAGCTATAGGCCTCGTTATAGATGAGCTGCTTAATGCTGGTGTCCCGGTTGAGAGGATTCTCGTGGTGGATGGGTATAGTAGTGATGGTACTGTTGAGATTGCTAGGGGGAGGGGTGTTAGAGTTGTATTCCAGGAGGGGGTGGGTAAGGCTGCTGCTGTTAAGACTGCTTTAAGGTATGTTGACACGCCTTTTGTTGTCTTCATGGATGGAGATTATACTTACCCGGGTAGCCGTGTATGTGATCTACTAGTCTGGCTTAAAGAGGGGTATGATCATGTTGTAGGAGCTAGAGTATGGGATAAGAGGAGTCAGAGCTTAGTCTACAGGATTGGGAATCGTGCTCTCACCCTGCTATTCAATGCTCTCTTTGGTGTTAAGCTTACAGATGTATTAAGCGGCATGTATGCTTCTAGGACACGAGTGCTGAGGGAAGTAGATTTCGAGATGCATGGTTTTAGTGTTGAATCAGAGATAGCTGCTCACATGGCTGCAACAGGCAGGAGGATTAAGGAGACGCCAGTAGAGTACAGGAGGAGGCTGGGGGAGAAGAAGCTTGGGGTTAAACACGGCTTTAAGATAGCTTTAGACATGGTTAGATTGACGTGGAGGTATAATCCTGCATTTCTGATATTTGCTTTAGGCTCACTACTCCTACTACCAGGGCTGCTTCTAGGAGCTCATGTAGGCTACCACTACTTCTTCACGGGAGTTAAGTATCATGTAAAGGGACTGGTAGCTATAGCACTAGCTCTAACAGGCTTCATCTCTTCTCTACTAGCAGTTCTAGCATTATACGTTAAGAGAATGGAGATTAGACTACTGAGGAAGATAGAAGAACTAAGAGGGCGGGAGGCTTAG
- the nagA gene encoding N-acetylglucosamine-6-phosphate deacetylase translates to MSKLVLTNARVVTPFEEIYPGTVEVEGGVVRRVYAGRNPGGENLEGRILAPGFIDIHTHGIKGYDITNSALEGLVERVEETLAELSRAYATHGVARFLPTTVTASRETLLTAARGVARFIESQRSRIEGALVEGLHLEGPYLSRERAGAQNPEFLRPPSISELREYWEASKGSLKTITIAPELEGALEFIEYARSLGVYVSIGHTNASFEEAKAAIIAGANRATHLYNGMRPVHHREPGVIVALLESPQVYLELICDFIHVSPRMIEFTIRHAGVERIVAVTDSIAATDLPDGRYTLGGLEIIVEGGVSRLKDGTLAGSTLTMDKALRNLVKLGVPLKDAVRMLTYNPASAVGLRNTGAIIPGFSADLVVLDEDLNVESLYVQGVRVL, encoded by the coding sequence ATGAGCAAGCTAGTTTTAACTAATGCTAGAGTTGTAACACCATTCGAGGAGATCTATCCTGGGACAGTTGAAGTAGAAGGAGGAGTAGTTAGGAGAGTCTACGCTGGGAGGAATCCCGGCGGCGAGAACCTTGAGGGTAGGATACTAGCACCAGGCTTTATTGATATACACACTCATGGGATTAAAGGGTATGATATCACGAATAGTGCTCTAGAAGGCTTGGTTGAGAGAGTAGAGGAGACGCTAGCAGAGTTGAGTAGAGCCTACGCTACTCACGGCGTGGCTAGATTCCTCCCTACTACTGTGACAGCATCCCGTGAAACCCTTCTCACAGCTGCTAGAGGTGTTGCTAGATTTATCGAATCCCAGAGGAGTAGGATTGAAGGAGCTTTAGTTGAAGGATTACACTTAGAGGGACCATACTTAAGCAGGGAGAGAGCTGGAGCCCAGAACCCCGAGTTTCTTCGGCCCCCGAGTATTAGTGAGCTGAGAGAGTACTGGGAGGCATCTAAGGGTAGCTTGAAAACTATAACAATTGCCCCTGAGCTTGAAGGAGCATTAGAGTTCATAGAGTATGCTAGAAGCCTCGGGGTTTACGTTTCAATAGGTCATACTAACGCGTCATTCGAGGAGGCTAAGGCAGCTATAATAGCTGGAGCTAATAGGGCTACACACCTCTATAATGGGATGAGGCCAGTGCACCATAGAGAGCCTGGTGTTATAGTCGCACTCTTAGAGAGCCCTCAAGTATACTTGGAGCTTATATGCGACTTCATACACGTCTCGCCCAGGATGATTGAGTTCACGATAAGACATGCTGGTGTGGAGAGGATTGTAGCTGTCACAGACTCTATTGCAGCTACAGACCTCCCGGATGGAAGGTACACGCTTGGAGGCTTAGAGATTATTGTTGAAGGTGGTGTTAGCAGGCTGAAGGATGGAACACTCGCAGGGAGTACTCTCACAATGGATAAAGCTTTGAGAAACCTAGTTAAGCTAGGAGTCCCGTTGAAGGATGCTGTGAGAATGCTAACCTATAATCCTGCTTCAGCTGTAGGGCTACGTAATACTGGTGCAATTATACCCGGCTTCTCAGCTGACCTGGTAGTATTAGATGAAGACTTGAATGTTGAATCCCTGTATGTTCAAGGCGTGAGAGTACTATAG
- a CDS encoding PTS sugar transporter subunit IIB, producing the protein MKYLLNRPLKVLTVCGVGQGSSLIMRMFVEDVLRELKIPAKVEHSELVSAKSSDADVIVASVLHVSELKGSGKIVVGLKNLVDKKEIREKLLQALLEKGIIAL; encoded by the coding sequence GTGAAGTACTTGTTGAACAGGCCTCTCAAGGTTTTAACTGTATGCGGGGTAGGACAGGGTAGCTCACTGATCATGAGGATGTTTGTAGAAGATGTGTTGAGAGAGCTGAAGATACCTGCTAAAGTAGAGCACTCAGAGCTAGTTAGTGCTAAGAGTAGTGATGCTGATGTCATAGTAGCCTCAGTTCTCCACGTAAGCGAGCTTAAAGGCTCAGGGAAAATAGTTGTCGGGTTGAAGAACCTGGTGGATAAGAAGGAGATTAGAGAGAAACTCCTCCAGGCACTCCTAGAAAAAGGCATTATTGCATTGTAG
- a CDS encoding FeoA family protein has translation MTLDEVPPGSKVRIVDIAHHGGWVYRLYQLGVYTGVVVEVVYNEGRGPVVISVNSSEVVVGRGLARRIIVEPVKGESSA, from the coding sequence GTGACGCTAGATGAAGTACCGCCAGGCTCGAAGGTGAGAATAGTGGATATAGCCCACCACGGGGGGTGGGTTTACAGGCTCTACCAGCTAGGCGTTTACACAGGGGTGGTAGTTGAAGTAGTCTACAATGAGGGGAGGGGGCCGGTAGTAATATCTGTAAACAGCTCGGAGGTTGTAGTAGGAAGAGGACTAGCCCGGAGGATCATAGTAGAACCTGTTAAAGGTGAGAGTAGTGCCTAA
- a CDS encoding PTS ascorbate transporter subunit IIC: MTIEDIIIWIGTNILQNPAILLGLVALIGLSLQKKPFNEIVSGTIKVMIGVVLMLAGAGLFVNELVNFQNIVYAATGASPQYPPNYVPMNTLISTYGSYAVTVMTLGFILHLIIVRLIPVFRHVYLTGHLMWWVSLLVVATILTVNPKASMWQVVLIGSIVMALYWTIQPKYMHGAMKTLTGSEEIGYAHTSSLVAWIGFKVGKYIGRPEESTEELKIPESISFFKDYSISTAIILGLIMVIASIIGLFKAPETVAGLTGGLNPIVWAIIRGLYFAAAIVVLLTGVKIFVGEIIPAFKGISEKVIPGAIPAVDCPVVFPYAPTAVIIGFISGLIVFLVMMAVFMWTGFSVIVPPMIMLFFPGGAAAVFGNKTGGWKGAVFAGALNGFILAIGQALGLKVLTYGPELATLGDPDWYAIVLILMLILKPIFGS; encoded by the coding sequence GTGACTATTGAAGACATTATCATATGGATTGGAACAAATATCCTTCAGAATCCAGCTATACTCCTAGGCCTAGTAGCCTTAATCGGCCTATCCCTCCAGAAGAAGCCGTTCAATGAGATTGTAAGCGGGACTATTAAAGTCATGATTGGAGTAGTCTTAATGCTGGCTGGAGCAGGCTTATTCGTCAACGAGCTCGTGAACTTCCAGAACATCGTGTATGCTGCAACCGGTGCATCCCCGCAGTACCCACCTAACTACGTGCCTATGAACACGCTGATAAGTACCTACGGTAGCTATGCTGTCACAGTAATGACTCTCGGATTCATTCTCCACTTAATAATCGTGAGGCTTATACCTGTATTCCGCCACGTCTACTTAACAGGGCATTTAATGTGGTGGGTTTCACTGCTAGTTGTTGCAACTATTCTAACAGTGAACCCCAAGGCATCTATGTGGCAGGTTGTCTTAATAGGCTCTATTGTAATGGCGTTATACTGGACAATACAGCCTAAGTACATGCATGGTGCTATGAAGACTCTAACAGGTTCAGAGGAGATAGGCTACGCGCATACATCTTCTCTAGTCGCGTGGATAGGATTCAAGGTTGGAAAGTATATTGGTAGACCCGAGGAGAGTACTGAGGAGTTGAAGATACCTGAATCTATATCGTTCTTCAAGGACTACTCTATTAGCACTGCGATAATTCTAGGGTTGATAATGGTTATCGCGTCAATCATAGGCTTATTCAAGGCTCCGGAGACTGTGGCAGGGTTAACGGGAGGCTTGAACCCTATAGTATGGGCTATAATAAGAGGATTATACTTTGCTGCAGCCATAGTCGTCCTGCTCACAGGAGTAAAAATATTTGTTGGCGAGATAATCCCAGCGTTCAAGGGTATATCTGAAAAAGTGATTCCGGGAGCTATACCAGCAGTAGACTGCCCGGTAGTCTTCCCCTACGCTCCTACAGCTGTTATCATCGGCTTCATCAGCGGCCTCATAGTATTCCTAGTGATGATGGCTGTATTCATGTGGACTGGCTTCTCAGTAATAGTTCCACCAATGATAATGCTGTTCTTCCCTGGTGGTGCTGCAGCTGTCTTCGGGAATAAGACTGGCGGGTGGAAGGGAGCTGTATTCGCTGGAGCATTAAATGGCTTTATACTAGCAATAGGGCAGGCTCTAGGATTAAAGGTCTTAACGTACGGGCCTGAGCTGGCTACACTAGGAGACCCAGACTGGTATGCAATAGTGTTAATACTAATGTTGATCTTAAAGCCTATCTTCGGCTCGTAG
- a CDS encoding SIS domain-containing protein, whose product MILEELYLTVSSLIKRIVEEEKESIERAAELLASSLERGGVLHVVGAGHSAIIGEELSYRAGGLVPVNPLVNTDINVYHGAFKSTSMEHVEGYAEVVLKHMGVREGDVVLVVSNSGVNTFPVEAALKARSMGCPVIAVTSVEYSKSLPPRNKYGRRLYEVADVVVDNKVPRGDAVLEVPGLKVKVFPVSTILSAFIAHAITALAVGKLAERGVEPPVFMSSHLPGAQEHNIRVVERYRDRLRYL is encoded by the coding sequence ATGATACTAGAGGAACTATACCTTACAGTCTCCTCTCTAATTAAGAGGATTGTAGAGGAGGAGAAGGAGAGTATTGAGAGAGCCGCGGAGCTTCTAGCCAGCTCCCTTGAAAGAGGCGGAGTACTCCACGTGGTTGGAGCAGGGCATTCAGCAATAATTGGAGAAGAGCTCTCTTATAGGGCTGGAGGACTAGTCCCCGTAAACCCACTGGTTAACACTGATATAAACGTGTATCACGGTGCATTCAAGTCTACTAGCATGGAGCATGTTGAAGGGTATGCTGAAGTAGTCTTAAAGCACATGGGTGTTAGAGAAGGAGATGTAGTTCTAGTAGTCTCGAATTCAGGGGTTAACACGTTCCCAGTGGAGGCTGCCTTGAAAGCTAGATCCATGGGGTGTCCTGTAATAGCTGTGACTTCAGTCGAGTACTCGAAGAGCCTGCCCCCTAGAAACAAGTATGGTAGGAGGCTCTACGAGGTTGCTGATGTTGTTGTAGACAATAAGGTTCCTCGAGGAGATGCAGTACTAGAGGTGCCTGGCCTCAAGGTAAAAGTGTTCCCTGTCTCCACGATACTCTCAGCTTTTATAGCTCACGCTATCACGGCACTAGCTGTAGGGAAGCTTGCTGAGAGAGGAGTTGAGCCACCTGTATTCATGAGCTCGCATCTACCCGGCGCCCAGGAGCATAATATTAGGGTAGTTGAGAGATACAGAGATAGACTTAGATACCTGTAG
- a CDS encoding biotin/lipoate A/B protein ligase family protein translates to MKLRVIVDTEGSSAYWNMGMDEAVLNLRVEGRVPDTLRLYVFKPSAATIGYFQKISESVDVDYATSHGIDVTRRISGGGSVYHDSNGEVTYSVVLPATGVLSDVAESYRIICGGIVEAIRILGGEASFMPVNDVVVKGRKISGSAQARRKGFLLQHGTLMYATDLDEAARVLRAPRVKLEAKGVSSIRERVITLREALSRDVGREEVVEALLKGFTRALNAEVYFDEYSEDELKLAEELSAKYKSREWIYKR, encoded by the coding sequence TTGAAGCTTAGAGTCATAGTTGACACTGAAGGCTCAAGCGCGTACTGGAATATGGGTATGGATGAAGCAGTCTTAAACCTCAGGGTAGAGGGTAGAGTACCAGATACTCTTAGACTCTACGTTTTCAAGCCTTCAGCTGCCACCATAGGCTACTTCCAGAAGATTAGTGAATCCGTGGATGTAGACTACGCTACCTCACACGGCATTGATGTGACGAGGAGGATTAGCGGGGGCGGCTCAGTCTACCATGATTCAAACGGCGAGGTAACATACAGTGTAGTCCTCCCAGCTACAGGAGTACTAAGTGATGTCGCAGAAAGCTACAGGATTATATGTGGTGGGATAGTAGAAGCTATAAGAATTCTAGGCGGCGAAGCATCCTTCATGCCAGTCAACGATGTAGTAGTAAAAGGAAGAAAGATATCTGGTAGCGCGCAGGCACGCCGAAAAGGATTTCTACTACAGCACGGGACGCTAATGTACGCTACAGACCTCGATGAAGCTGCTAGAGTTCTCAGAGCACCTAGAGTAAAGCTTGAAGCTAAAGGAGTCTCAAGTATAAGGGAGAGAGTTATAACGCTCAGAGAAGCTCTCTCCAGGGATGTAGGTAGAGAGGAGGTTGTAGAAGCACTACTCAAAGGCTTCACTAGAGCCTTAAACGCTGAGGTATACTTCGACGAGTACAGTGAGGATGAGTTAAAGCTAGCTGAAGAACTCTCAGCTAAGTATAAGAGTAGAGAGTGGATTTACAAGAGGTGA
- a CDS encoding ABC transporter substrate-binding protein, whose translation MKARRTIREEKTLDVEVEVEGGVIKHVEISGDFFAYPSEAVEELEEALKGCGSVDCINSVFEKLRGVLLVGVKLGSLREAVISVFTSLTSESYPGESK comes from the coding sequence TTGAAGGCTAGGAGGACTATTAGAGAAGAGAAGACTCTTGATGTTGAAGTAGAAGTTGAAGGAGGAGTCATAAAGCACGTGGAGATCTCAGGGGACTTCTTCGCCTACCCTAGTGAAGCAGTCGAAGAACTCGAGGAGGCTTTAAAAGGCTGCGGGAGCGTAGACTGCATTAACAGCGTCTTCGAGAAGCTGAGAGGAGTACTTCTAGTAGGCGTTAAACTAGGCTCCCTGAGAGAAGCTGTTATCAGTGTATTCACGTCACTTACCAGTGAATCCTATCCCGGGGAGTCGAAGTAG
- a CDS encoding PTS sugar transporter subunit IIA: MDWLTLEDILVDVEVGGWEEAVRVAGGILYKRGRIEEKYIDAMINTVRELGPYAVIAPGVALPHARPEDGALKPGFSIVVLRKPVNFGSPNDPVKVVIAFASPDKKSHLQALQVIAELLSNEEARSALMSARDPRDILAVVECFTPRDVSG; the protein is encoded by the coding sequence GTGGACTGGCTGACGCTAGAAGATATACTTGTAGATGTTGAAGTCGGAGGCTGGGAGGAGGCTGTCCGAGTAGCCGGGGGAATCCTGTATAAGAGGGGGAGGATTGAGGAGAAGTATATTGACGCCATGATTAATACTGTTAGAGAGCTAGGCCCCTACGCTGTTATAGCTCCAGGTGTAGCACTACCACACGCAAGACCTGAGGATGGTGCTTTGAAGCCTGGCTTCAGTATTGTTGTCTTGAGAAAGCCTGTTAACTTCGGGTCTCCTAACGACCCGGTTAAAGTAGTTATAGCTTTCGCTTCACCCGACAAGAAGTCTCATCTACAAGCCCTCCAAGTGATCGCAGAGCTACTGTCCAACGAGGAAGCCCGCTCAGCATTAATGTCTGCTAGAGACCCCCGTGATATTCTAGCTGTAGTAGAATGCTTCACGCCTCGGGATGTAAGCGGGTAG
- a CDS encoding HPr family phosphocarrier protein: MREVKVTVVNKSGLHARPAARFVETARRFKSEVIVVKGGKSASAKNILQVLSLGVDYGDEIVLRVNGEDEDEALSELLNLLKNILPAEDK; encoded by the coding sequence ATGCGTGAGGTTAAAGTTACAGTAGTGAATAAGAGTGGGCTGCATGCTAGGCCGGCTGCTAGATTCGTGGAGACTGCTCGGAGATTTAAATCAGAGGTGATTGTTGTTAAGGGAGGGAAGTCTGCGAGTGCTAAGAATATTCTACAGGTTCTCTCACTTGGAGTAGACTACGGTGATGAAATAGTATTAAGGGTTAATGGTGAGGATGAAGATGAAGCTTTAAGCGAGCTCTTAAACCTCCTCAAGAATATTCTACCAGCAGAGGACAAGTAG
- a CDS encoding biotin synthase yields MLIRASIGTLAKLGLQSVKSMEEPFTAYFLQYSKTGCLGGCLYCTQSWRFFKGDWLGKMVWPSVELSEVLAAWRDVFERICFQTVIKEKFIEEAVEFVRAIRGVSSRPLSLAITPVPAGILEEFKRLGVDTLGVGLDTLTEELFVKWGKPYTWSLYWRFIESGVRVFGRGNVYVHVIAGLGESLKEALETLVKIYSTGARVALFNYFDPASRRSIDKGYYRILQIAVELLESGENPLEYIDVDSHRFRRKPRVDFYRDLQTRGCPGCNRPFYTELPSSIYNYPSLSLLREQWGRVREELESIGVRA; encoded by the coding sequence ATGCTTATCAGGGCCTCGATAGGTACTCTCGCTAAGCTAGGCCTTCAATCTGTTAAAAGCATGGAGGAGCCTTTCACAGCATACTTCCTCCAGTACTCTAAGACAGGATGCCTGGGAGGCTGCCTCTACTGCACTCAATCATGGAGGTTCTTCAAGGGTGACTGGCTGGGTAAGATGGTGTGGCCGAGTGTTGAGTTGAGTGAAGTACTAGCAGCGTGGAGGGATGTATTCGAGAGAATATGCTTTCAGACAGTAATCAAGGAGAAGTTTATTGAGGAGGCCGTGGAGTTCGTGAGAGCTATTAGAGGTGTTTCAAGCAGGCCTCTATCTCTTGCTATAACCCCTGTCCCCGCAGGCATCCTAGAGGAGTTTAAGAGGCTGGGAGTTGACACGCTGGGAGTAGGCTTGGATACTCTGACAGAAGAGTTATTCGTGAAGTGGGGTAAACCGTACACTTGGAGCTTGTACTGGAGGTTTATTGAGAGTGGTGTCAGAGTGTTTGGGAGGGGCAACGTCTACGTGCACGTGATAGCAGGGCTAGGGGAGAGCTTGAAGGAGGCTCTTGAAACACTAGTGAAAATATACTCTACTGGAGCCCGTGTAGCACTATTCAACTACTTTGATCCAGCTTCCAGGAGGAGTATTGATAAAGGATACTACAGGATCCTCCAGATCGCGGTTGAACTACTTGAGAGCGGTGAGAACCCGCTGGAGTACATTGATGTAGACTCACATAGATTCAGGAGGAAGCCGAGAGTAGACTTCTATAGAGACCTCCAGACCCGCGGCTGCCCTGGATGCAATAGACCATTCTACACTGAGCTCCCTAGCTCCATATACAACTATCCTTCTCTAAGCCTCCTGAGAGAGCAGTGGGGGAGGGTGAGAGAGGAGCTTGAGAGTATAGGTGTTAGAGCTTGA
- the ptsP gene encoding phosphoenolpyruvate--protein phosphotransferase, with protein sequence MERRLKGIPVSWGVGYGRPVSLTVSLGEGVDYKGVEAERALLEAKSKLLAELDELKKDAPRDVAEILEAHKLMVEALVDEAVGEVRGGRSALEALAVVFEKYKELLESSGAALTQLKVEDLIEIRDSLAGLLRGAGGVNIGEGSVLVAVEVYPSQLLRLARRGLKAVIAEKGSYTSHAAIIARSLGVPAVFGVRDAVRSLSTASLVVVDGFTGLVIADPGEDTLRKLMARKQAFDELSKKFMEVKGKLASTRDGRRITVAANIGGEDDLNTALMNGAEGVGLFRVEFYYLGASSPPPVEKLAEVFARMAEKLEGKPLVIRLLDVGGDKPLPYMPAPRESNPFLGLRGIRLLFKYRGVLEDQLKAVFKAASRHSNIKVMAPMVSTLEEVRELKKIIEEASRELNVRVDFGIMVEVPSVVYMADKIAREVDFLSIGTNDLTQYIFAADRVNENVSYLYDDMHPAVLRAIEVVSREAHRAGIPVHVCGELAGNPLAIPILVGLGVDELSVSPALIPLVKWVVNGIEYTSSVKLAEEALKLDNGGEVREKARGFLSRELGVEIPW encoded by the coding sequence GTGGAGAGGAGGCTTAAAGGGATCCCGGTATCCTGGGGTGTAGGCTACGGTAGACCTGTAAGCTTAACTGTAAGTCTAGGGGAGGGAGTAGACTATAAGGGTGTTGAAGCTGAGCGTGCTCTACTTGAAGCTAAGAGTAAGCTGCTAGCTGAGCTCGACGAGCTTAAGAAGGATGCACCGAGGGATGTAGCTGAGATACTTGAAGCCCACAAGCTTATGGTTGAAGCCCTGGTGGATGAGGCTGTAGGAGAGGTTAGAGGAGGGAGGAGTGCTCTTGAAGCTCTTGCAGTAGTCTTCGAGAAGTACAAGGAGCTCTTAGAGTCGTCTGGTGCAGCTTTAACTCAGCTTAAAGTAGAAGACTTGATTGAGATAAGAGATAGCCTGGCTGGATTACTGAGGGGAGCAGGCGGGGTTAATATTGGAGAAGGCTCAGTACTAGTTGCCGTGGAGGTCTACCCATCCCAGCTCTTAAGGCTTGCTAGAAGGGGCTTAAAGGCTGTTATAGCTGAGAAGGGTAGTTATACTTCGCATGCAGCAATAATAGCTAGAAGCCTCGGGGTTCCAGCTGTATTCGGTGTTAGAGATGCAGTGAGATCACTGAGTACTGCGAGCCTTGTAGTAGTAGACGGGTTTACAGGGCTTGTAATAGCTGACCCAGGCGAGGATACATTGAGAAAGCTGATGGCTAGAAAACAGGCTTTCGACGAGCTATCCAAGAAGTTCATGGAAGTTAAAGGTAAACTGGCTTCAACGAGAGATGGAAGAAGAATTACTGTAGCAGCGAATATCGGGGGTGAAGACGACTTGAATACTGCTTTAATGAATGGTGCTGAAGGAGTAGGATTATTCAGAGTTGAATTCTACTATCTAGGAGCGAGTAGTCCTCCCCCTGTTGAAAAGCTTGCTGAAGTCTTCGCTAGAATGGCTGAGAAGCTTGAGGGTAAGCCACTGGTTATCAGGCTACTTGATGTAGGCGGGGATAAACCACTACCCTACATGCCGGCTCCAAGAGAGAGTAACCCGTTTCTAGGGCTTAGAGGTATTAGACTACTATTCAAGTATAGAGGGGTTCTTGAAGACCAGTTGAAAGCTGTCTTCAAGGCTGCATCCAGGCATAGTAATATTAAGGTTATGGCTCCAATGGTGAGTACTCTAGAAGAAGTTAGAGAGCTAAAGAAAATTATAGAGGAAGCGTCGAGAGAGCTTAATGTTAGAGTCGACTTCGGCATCATGGTGGAGGTTCCCTCAGTAGTCTACATGGCTGATAAGATTGCTAGAGAAGTAGACTTCCTCAGTATAGGTACTAATGATTTAACCCAGTATATTTTTGCAGCTGATAGAGTTAACGAGAATGTATCATACCTCTACGATGACATGCATCCAGCTGTACTTAGAGCTATAGAAGTAGTATCGAGGGAGGCTCATAGAGCAGGTATCCCAGTCCATGTGTGCGGTGAGCTAGCCGGAAACCCGCTAGCTATACCAATACTTGTAGGCCTTGGTGTAGACGAGCTTAGTGTCTCGCCAGCGCTAATACCACTAGTTAAATGGGTGGTCAACGGGATCGAGTATACTAGTAGCGTGAAGCTAGCTGAAGAAGCATTAAAACTAGATAATGGCGGCGAGGTTAGAGAGAAGGCTAGAGGATTCCTGAGTAGAGAGCTTGGTGTAGAGATCCCGTGGTAG